The following nucleotide sequence is from Psilocybe cubensis strain MGC-MH-2018 chromosome 13, whole genome shotgun sequence.
AGATATCATATACAGTTAATCAAGGATAACTTACACAAGCGATCCAGCAACATGCCATCTGCTCCTGTTAATAGGTGCATGGTGAATAGAGAGGCTATATCTTACCTTTTCTCGCATTCGCTCAGAACATTAACGCATTTAAGAAGATTTTCCATATCTTTGTGAGGGTCTCCCACGTATCCTGGACGTTGGCTACCCCATAGGAAAAGGACCGTGATAATTGCTGCGGTAAAAGTGCCGAACTATCACAGAAGTTAGACTGGTATTAAGGTAGATAAAATTGGACTGACAACCGTGTTCGGTAGCACGCGAAGGCCGCGTAACATGGCTGCCTCTTGAATACTAGCACAGGATCGCGCTGCATACGTACACATAGCGAGTGAAGAGAACGACATTGGTGATTTTTTGGTCATGAATGGGCGGTGCACTTGAATTTGTACGTAATAGAACGTAGAATGAAGGTTTGCAgactggaagaagaacaaatcATTCTGACGGCGAGGGTCCCAGACAACTATGAAAAAAGGATTCATTAAAACCATAGGAGATGATAATAGGAAAGGGACAATACGATGTTCGGGAATGGAATCCTTCCACTGATTCATTGCCGAATCAAGCTCGGCTACGGTTTGTGCCTCCCAGTCGTGACCAAAAGAGCCAGACTGAATTTTTGACTTCTTGGTGGTGGTATACAAAGCCCTAGATACTTTCCCGAGAATCTCGCATAATTTTATAAACTGGATAAAACCAGTTATGGAAGAGGGCTTCTCAGCTGGCTGTCTGAATGCTGCCTGCGGATCTTCAATATCCCAATATTCATCATCACACTCAATAGGATACTCTACGTCAAATCTGAGCATGtattaaaaaaaattagCCATTTTGGTGTAATATTGGGGCTCACGCGTCATCCGCAACACAGGACGGGCGCCCGAAATACGCGTTGTTTATTTGCTCAAAGCAATATAGGGACCTATTAATTATTTCAGTGGTGAGCATACAAAACAAGTTGCCGATATGTGACGAACCAAAAAGCACGTTTCAAcagttcttcttctgcagtTGGCCGGTTCCCTCCTCGCCGTCTATGGGTACCCATATCCAATGCATATCGGAGGCCTATTCCAACAATATTACAAACCACAGGAGCCATGGAAGTTCCTTGAAGGTATAAAGCCGCTAACTTGCAATCGAGTTAGAGAACGACAAGATTTCAGATTATTGCCTCACAAAGTAATATTGAAGATCATAAACAGTTGTCGTAAACAACTGAAGTCTCCTATGCACTGGAACCTGCGTGAAAAAATGCCACCCAGATGACAGCCCAGGCGCTCCGGCATCCATTTCGCTGAAGACGCGTGGATCGTCGGAATACCTTGATGCAACAGCGCACACCATGAGTACCGTCATTCCAAAGGACGGGTCCCAGTAGTGCTGTCCAGCCGAAAGTGATTTCATGAAAGTCGGTGCATGGAGGAGTGGAATTAGGCTATTGGTCTTATCAAAATACAGATTGACCAGGTGTATGAGAAGGTCGTGTTCTGGATATATGTAGGATGCTTCCGATGTATTTACGTATTTTGCTTCCCACTAGAAAGTAGTCAACTATGTGCAGAGATACAGTGTCCAAGGGATATACCGGGTTCATAGTCCAAAAAATCAGTCTTCTGTAGCCACCTGGATCCAAGCCGGTATCAGGAACACCGGTTATCTTACTTCTGATTGTTGATGCGTGCTTCGCAATCATGAATGGACTGTACATCCAGGTTCTCAGTTGATTCGGTTCAGTTTAAATTTCTCCAGTAAGACGTACCTGGCCTGACCAAAAAAACGAGTTTTTTGTACAGTAGACAAGGAAAGTCTACTTATGTGGGCCGTTAATGCGATATGCGCGAgatcatcgtcgtcttcaggGATATCCATATCGTCTTCAGCCGCTGAGGGACTCGAAGGACCTGAAGATTTCCCTGATGAGTCGGAAAATTTGCTGTCAGGGACTACTGGATTCTTGAATTTGAACGAGCTTTTCCCTAGGCTTGGTGGTGGTCTTGATAGAATTTGATCCACCTCCTCATCCGGGGAGAGCTGCGAAGCGTTAGAATTGGATTTCTCAGTGATAAATAGAGTCCTTACTGCCTGAATATAGCTCTCTAGTCTCTTTATTCTTGCTTCCAGTATACGAATATAACTGCAAACTTAATGTGCAGCGTCATTAAAAAAGATTTCATGTACCCTTACGCTTGCTGTTTGCGTATCTGGGGTCTCTATATGTATGATTGAGTTCATGACTCGATAGTGACCTTGAATTGTACCACTTACTTGTGGAGGAACAGCAGAGCATTCAATACCAGCTGTTAGACAAGATGTGCATATCTTGTCTGGCATCTTAGCGCTGTCACCTGGTTAAAATTGTTCATCAGGTCGAGAAAATGAGACTAGATAAAACAATCAAAAGGCATGTGTACATTTGCCTGGAGCGATCGCGTCAATGTTGAAAAGATCGTTTACAAGTAGTCCTcactcttcttcctcctgcaCTCCTCGCAAGCACCCGGCAGACGTTTCTTGATAGGTTTGTCTAACTGGGATGCGGAGTCAGACGGAGGCGTAGCGGCCAACATATTGGTTCTTGGTAGAGTTGTAGTAACCGGTGACCGCGGTCCGCATGTGGTCTTTCAAGACATTCGAATCCGCTTGGACCACGCATCCTTTCACGGCTAGCTATTTTGCTAATTAGTGCCGATCTTACAACATACTGGAACCCCAAAGAATGTTCAGTGTGTGTACAGTGTGCCGCAGTGCACGCAGTGCAAACTGCGTTGTCGGCGATATCGATAGTATTTCGTAATGATCATACTAAATAAGTACGATATTTTACACGATATTACGCTTTAAGGTGTTTTGGGACGTTACCGGGTTACCGGTTACCCCTCGCCAATTCGTCCTCCAGTTGAACCTGAGATTGAGCGGTGACAAGCACCGCCACATGCATGTCTGAATATTTCCCTGTTTCACGTCAGTTGAGCGCTTGGGAAATCCATCTTCCTGTGTTATTTCCCCCCAGAGAAATCGTTCACGCTTGGAGCCACTCGGTATCAGGGGCATACCGTTATGATGATCTCCGAGGTTATGGAATCTGCTGCGCACTTAGCTTCAAGAACAATGGACGTACCAGTATGTAGGGTGTTACAGCCAAAATCAATGATTGAATGGTTTTATGGAAAGGAATTCGCAAAATGGGTGGAGAGGGTCTTTGTAGTACACACATAGTGGTATAGGAGAAAATTATTCTAGCAATCCCATATCATGATATCCTTGCTCATAATgtcgaaagaaaaaacaactGCCGCCTCGTCAATATCAACGCTCTGTGTTTCCTGACGAAGCAGGTCAGCTTTCCTGGAGCGGAACGCGTCCAACCTCCCGCTCTCTTCGAGTTGCCCAAGTGACATGGGTACACGTTGTGGGAGGACCCACCTCATCTTGGCCAGACCGACTCTACTCTCCATATAATTTACAGCTATACCATAGACTTGCAATGGCCGCAGACGTGTCAAGTCGAGAACAGAGACCGGGGACCCTCCACAAAGCTGCTGATTCAAAAACTCCCACAAGTGCTCTAGATCATTCACAGATTTAGCGGATAACGGCGTGAGTTTGAGAAATCGAAGAGACGGGAAGATTCTCCCGCCGATATCATCATTAAAGTACTGCAATGTGTCTTCATCTGTCTTGAGTTGCAGGAGAGATGTGAGTGAGGATGGAAGTGCAGACAGAGAGGTAGAGTACGTCCTTGAGATGTCGAGTTGGATGGATATCTGTTTTATGATTTGTGGTCCCGATCCGTGGGTAAATGTACCATTAATCAAGAGTCCTGCTGGATGGGTTAGTTGGATGTAGTCGTTCCTGCTGTAAATGGTCAATTCTTCTGGCCGGTGCATTAGCAGGTACCGCTGCAGGTACTCAGTAGTTTTGAGCTACACCACTTCAATGCGTACTTTATCCTTCTGAGCTACACTGCATGGACGGGTAACTCATCTTTTCGCGGAGTCCAAGATCAGATGCAAGATGCACCCATCTCGAGGTACGATACTTGATATAAGCGGAGAGAGTTTTGGTACCTGATCTCACAAAAATCCCTAAAGTAATCGCTCGCAAAAATAGTGAACTCCTCGAGAAGTGGTGCAGGGCTAGTAAAGAGATCCCAGCTTTGTTATACCCTGTCCGTATGCTGGAGAAGAGGTGTCCATATCGCTATACATTACATCACTGTCGACTTGGAGAGACAACCTTTGGATCCTTGACCATGATGTGCGGAAAGTCCTGGGATTTGGCTTGAGTATCTAAGGAGATGGTCCCGTATACCCAGAGTGGTGCGTTCtggtttttttctatcaCTGTGATCGCCCATTTGCGATGACAGGCATATATGGAATCTAAATGAATCAGTCGTCCCCATAAAATGCTTGAGTTGAGAATTATATTACGCCATTCCCTGCATACTTGCGAAGAGAAGCGCGTAGTGGTTAAAGGTGCTTTGTTAGACTTAATTCTGTTGATTGCATGAATATCAGCCATAATATGTCTGAGCTTAGACGCTCTATTGGTGGAAATTCGGCGGTCATGATATGCGAATTAATGGGACTGAATCCGATACCACTTTGaaacttgttttagtgggccaccgcggagcgtggcatgacgagtctttacgattcagcgtcacgctttgtaataatataatatatatataatataatataaatatgtccaactttgacgtggatatcggtgcaatggacgaagtgatattcagactccaaggcatagttagcgacaagatgctaccaccaatggcaaagcctgcttcgtacatccactccattgaggtgaattaattacaaatgaggactgttacagccgcgacagaacggtcaagcaacaaccatatttacgtaccgccattgctatcacgggactcggagacattGTGTTCAATAAGGTGATAGAAAAGCTAGAAGAAGTTTTTCTCCattttgcaaacaattttcccgcggacagcgtcagcggctatgacccagttcttcacaaagacacgggtttcaatgttttccatgcgcatagccaatatttcacgaaggtatccgcatatcaagacaaatctgacaacatagGTTTTCATCCCCTGGTCGACCCTGATAAtgtgttggcgtccatggtaggggacagtttcatccacgcaatcaataacaaggtacagtttcttcgtcgggagatacttcctgatggaacagccaggtatgtttagaaaataccaacaacacatcacaaccaaactaatatcatgttgcaacagatattattcttataatcctgcctccatacgaattggagacattgtcgagattagtgttgcctttgttgcatttcctgcccaaggaaacaagtacaaatttgttgtcgctcttcgcggaatacttgtcttggaccaggaggcaagagaggtaagcaatgttacattgaacagtctcatagccattcataacttccaacagaaagctgatattctcagaatgcggtcgcgctatactccagcgaaaagacaggttgctgttttgtgtaggacaaagaggcagctgtacaaaggtcagattgacattgaagacacgcAACAGAGGATGGCACGTATGCGCTTAAATGAGGACACAgtccacaatagcaatactatgttccaagattaatacatatgtacatagaaagacaaggatatcataaatgtgctgaacgaacaatcaatccatttgcgtgaacattgtaaataacaaggaattatttgtcaagtcattttcatgacagaaattatctgaaggtgttagttggcaccccatgggagaatcctgcgtacactgtacgcagaatatttccacactcggctgaatatcggcgAAGAAGTCCGTGGGagaattctgcgtacactgtacgcagaatattcccacacttggctgaatatcgggagaggttgaccgtgggaatattctgcgtacactatacgcaggatattcccacgctcatccacaagtcaaacttacaaattaagacaaaaagaatgaggacgagaacacaagtttatttcgaacaaaaatttgactaaggatggaagaaattacaaatatccattccacaagaggctttgtggttgagggcaatgcaaccaaaaaatatctgcctttctggatagcaaatacaaaacagttgcatgtacacagtcatctttttgcctacattacaggaattaaattgacaaatactaaaactaaagagcacacaccttatacccctttcccaggatttgatagcttttttgacacgcttgtgtaattggtaaacatctgCCGCTGTGTAGTGAAAATCTAATGCGATACCGCTGATGCAAcggacaccaaaatgcaaacaatcaaattcattaagcaacaatgcccacaaattggcttcaacaaaggaagtctgatttgcttggggtaaaagaggcaaagaataaacccaacaatgcctgtcgccaacccgtctaatcccaggagagaacaactctggataaggatcgtaatccagcacaacgagaacatgaccacaagatgaactatacccaacatttacgttgtccctgatagactgtatcctgctttggatatggcggtccattttcaaagtttgcgatggaatggaaagaacaaatttcaagccacgggaatgatattttgcaagaaatttttgcgcGTGCTTGAGGtcggcagaaggttgcaacagagagacttgatgtccaaaggtagcatttggatacaagctgtacaccttctcaaaggtaacaaaattcatgacgccggctgcagtagaacaaaattgaagttaacattgttttgacacatgacattggggacatactgctatgataccccaaaatgcactCTACCACCGATTGACAAGTCATAATCAGTtggacaaaagaaccttggcaccataggttaacaaccactccagtggtattgtaatgtcaatgaagaggatgtttaTCTGTGCTCGacatacatgtccatgttacccggaatccatatattagcacgattgattacgaaactttatgtaagtaaagcaagttcttttatccccacaacccactgtacaaaaatatgtccttgccaattgtccccattagtaaatcattgatgccatcaaaattgcgtgattaataccggttttttacttaaccggtatgcttgacttaataatcggttactatcatagaatttctgttagtttttgttcctaccaaggggatatggaaattaaaatactagatATTAGCTACGTAGATAGGTTAGCTGCCATatggtagaaaacaaaattagataccattacattatgactttttaattgcaagttaaacattttgacgcAGATAATCATCGctcataaccaaaaattttataataatgacctcattcaactgatttaaggccattaattagtcacaatcaattacataccaactgttttgcatgctttatacacctctaacggcaagtagatgtaaatagaatgctttattgttatcaaaaaaaatttagcatgaatgactagcagactgtggtggcatagaataaagaataataaacattatgtatctagctattatctttaatgccacttcaaataacttgtcatattaaacttgttgtgctgttcatactggccatgaattaataagcagactgtgggaataacttgcatatagtgtatgcaagttattctcacggttgctgcactttgcattgagcaacttgaacttctctggtaattcctgatatattactgagatgcattgcatatactttaggtaaaatacaagtatttttggcaataataattattttcagtcctagtttagatgatcttattatattttacttgctgtggtgtttgtactggccgtgaattaataagcaggtcgtgggaatatcctgcgcacactgtacgcaggatattcccacggtcactacactcaatttgcattgagcactggccactttggtcaagagatggtcattttgaataatgttttccatgcattgaatgtattttggggcagaaataatgcactaacacttgcaaattatgcttgaaatatgtttccacacagccaattgtgttcacagcaacatcaaactataccaaaaagaaatatgcgcaccaaacaaatgtttttgcacacaatattgtttcactcttgatgcacttttcaaaaataagaaaattatatttatgggaaatatgtccccacttgggcagccatacacatgagcattcttccatcagttttctatacgggattctcccagcagatctggaattcttcaatatttagcaggtatgaaaattataatagacaagttcttccttacaattaggccttataacctgtgcagctattttttgtgtctgacacaactaagcttgtagtagacctaagtcatagtaattaatcataaccttgcccagtatctggctgtgcattcagaacatattaatatatattaactatgttatataaatctagattaaaaaatattttatacaattgtgagatgtaaagtcttgtcatgccacgctttgcgttggaccactaaaacaagtaaaatgcaaaacggtggaacctgaaataaccaggccagtcttgaactggagaagacgaaacagcaaatgttcattgggtttgaagataggagcaaataaatttttgggacAGAAGGCGCGGCGCATATAGCCCGAAACGCGGTCGTTTAGCtccttgcaagtccaagagaaacggtagagggttttcagatccatctgatccatgtacacatcgtccatgggaggcggaaagactctaaaaaataagtaataaccaaatgagataaaacagtgaacatactgttggaaacggggggataacgcggaagccatgggtaaaacagtgcggagaaaagtgcattgtctatactacgtcaataaatatattaaccgTAAGCCAATAGACGCCCGAcgtaggggaagaacaaattggtatgcgtgagaaacgatcatgaatcagaaaatcaaattcaaatagtacagaacgcccagaacccaagaacgcgtaattatttctatttgaactctgattgatgaagctaccgatatcaaggaacgtgtgtgcctgcacagttctatttccaacctttcagacccatagttcaaagagtgcatttgttccatctctaagtattagtacaatatataagcacgttggctagacggttccacatggttttaaaaattaaacaacaacgcaaaaaagtgaattgagtaggactattgttgttgggtataattaattttatggaaacgcacattcacattgcgatcaaaacaaatcaaaaacaacctttaaagtaaccaatggtaaaaagaagtcgtagaatgaattggaaaggggttgctTAGGGGGTCCTGTGACCGCTTAAGGAAAATACCGATAGCGGTAACAACATTGatcgcatcaataatattttgatggggacaattggcgaggacatttttgctcgctgggttgtggggataaaagaactcatctttacttacgtaaagactcgtaaAGAGTAGCCTGATGAAAATTACATTTCATCCCGTGATAATGATTTGATGGAGCGACGTACTATATATTCAAAAACTTATAAAAGCTGTATCTGGAAAGGATAAACCAGAGAAATTGTGTAAAAATCTATAAGAAATAAGATGATTGAGCTGAAGATACAAAACCAATGATTGATAATCGATCAGATCAACTGGAtattttgaacttgaagcggAGTATATCGTAGAATGAATTACTTACTTGGTGAATCGGATGCCGAAAAATGCCGTTTACAGTTGAATCTCCGAAATTTCCACCGAAGGTGAAAGATTTGCAGGTCCTTCATCCTCCCCCAACATCTATCCAGACAATCCGTATCTCAGAGTTACAGTTTCTGTACTAAAAATACTATCGCTACCACCCGGAAAGAGGTGAGAGTTGCTGTATGATTTAATCTGTCAGTGAGCCAACAGTGAGCACAAAGTATGCTCAAAGAACCCGTGCCCAAGTCAACGTCTTTTGTCAAAAAGAACCTTGGGGCTTGTTCAATGGAAGCCTTCCTAACGAgatttgaatttgaggtGTTGTCTTTCTTTTATAAGTGACTTTTCCTAGCTATCATGCTAAGTTCAGGTCGTCGTCTTTGGCTGGATTGGTGAGACTCTGGGAGGTGCACATATATTTGACTTTCTTTGCTGGTT
It contains:
- a CDS encoding Cutinase transcription factor 1 alpha, with product MLAATPPSDSASQLDKPIKKRLPGACEECRRKKSDSAKMPDKICTSCLTAGIECSAVPPQVSGTIQVCSYIRILEARIKRLESYIQAVRTLFITEKSNSNASQLSPDEEVDQILSRPPPSLGKSSFKFKNPVVPDSKFSDSSGKSSGPSSPSAAEDDMDIPEDDDDLAHIALTAHISRLSLSTVQKTRFFGQASPFMIAKHASTIRSKITGVPDTGLDPGGYRRLIFWTMNPWEAKYVNTSEASYIYPEHDLLIHLVNLYFDKTNSLIPLLHAPTFMKSLSAGQHYWDPSFGMTVLMVCAVASRYSDDPRVFSEMDAGAPGLSSGWHFFTQVPVHRRLQLFTTTVYDLQYYFLAALYLQGTSMAPVVCNIVGIGLRYALDMGTHRRRGGNRPTAEEELLKRAFWSLYCFEQINNAYFGRPSCVADDAFDVEYPIECDDEYWDIEDPQAAFRQPAEKPSSITGFIQFIKLCEILGKVSRALYTTTKKSKIQSGSFGHDWEAQTVAELDSAMNQWKDSIPEHLVWDPRRQNDLFFFQSANLHSTFYYVQIQVHRPFMTKKSPMSFSSLAMCTYAARSCASIQEAAMLRGLRVLPNTVFGTFTAAIITVLFLWGSQRPGYVGDPHKDMENLLKCVNVLSECEKRDVLKDAGALKHHQSTMSRSLEGMERQSSDVMPSFAAGDDISSMFVADPNLRIDDWDFYKLLLSQMDPSSGFGVFQNNDTHNEYI